One Microbacterium sp. W4I20 DNA window includes the following coding sequences:
- the glgX gene encoding glycogen debranching protein GlgX translates to MSLEIWPGSAYPLGATFDGQGTNFALFSEGAEKVELCLFEDDGSEQRVSLTEVDAFVWHGYLPAVQPGQLYGYRVHGPFDPADGKRFNPNKLLLDPYAKAVAGRIEWGQAPFGYDFGDADSRNDDDSAASMVKGVVVNPFFEWAGDRLPKTPYAQTVIYEAHVKGLTVRHPEVPEELRGTYAGIAHPAVIEHLTRLGVTALELMPVHQFVDDSVLEEKGLSNYWGYNTLGFFAPHSGYSSSGEHGQQVQEFRAMVRALHAAGIEVILDVVYNHTAEGNHMGPTISMRGIDNEAYYRLEEDKRYYTDYTGTGNSLNAGSPHALQLIMDSLRYWVTEMHVDGFRFDLASTLAREFYDVDRLSTFFELVQQDPIVSQVKLIAEPWDVGPGGYQVGNFPPQWTEWNGKYRDTVRDFWRGEPQALGEFASRLTGSADLYEHSGRRPVASINFVTAHDGFTLRDLVSYNEKNNEANGEDNNDGESHNRSDNMGAEGPTDDEAVNRRRARQQRNFLATLLLSQGVPMISHGDELGRTQSGNNNGYAQDNELTWIDWDAADLPLIEFTAAVARLRRRHPTFRRSRFFNGRPVDLDDERIADVVWLRPDGSPMAPRDWDSGFGRLVGMFLNGQGIREKDIRGLAVTDVNFIVYFNSGDQPVDVTLPDDRHGEHWHVAVDTAGELADGSDHAAGTQLTVEAKSLLVLQEVDGPEPSTDDSVDASLRMQNDQADGVSPAPRAEQATS, encoded by the coding sequence ATGAGTCTTGAGATCTGGCCGGGATCGGCATACCCCCTCGGAGCGACCTTCGACGGACAGGGAACGAACTTCGCGCTGTTCAGTGAAGGCGCGGAAAAAGTGGAGTTGTGCCTGTTCGAGGACGACGGTTCCGAGCAGCGCGTGAGCCTCACCGAGGTCGACGCCTTCGTCTGGCACGGCTACCTGCCCGCCGTGCAGCCGGGGCAGCTGTACGGCTACCGCGTGCACGGACCGTTCGACCCCGCCGACGGCAAGCGCTTCAACCCGAACAAGCTGCTGCTCGACCCCTACGCCAAGGCCGTCGCCGGCCGCATCGAGTGGGGCCAGGCTCCCTTCGGCTACGACTTCGGCGACGCCGATTCCCGCAACGACGACGATTCCGCCGCCTCGATGGTGAAGGGTGTCGTCGTCAACCCGTTCTTCGAGTGGGCGGGCGACCGGCTGCCGAAGACCCCCTACGCGCAGACCGTGATCTACGAGGCGCACGTGAAGGGTCTGACCGTTCGGCATCCGGAGGTCCCCGAGGAGCTCCGCGGCACCTATGCCGGCATCGCCCACCCCGCCGTCATCGAGCACCTCACCCGCCTCGGCGTGACGGCCCTCGAACTGATGCCTGTGCACCAGTTCGTCGACGACTCGGTGCTCGAGGAGAAGGGCCTGTCGAACTACTGGGGGTACAACACCCTCGGCTTCTTCGCCCCGCACAGCGGCTACTCGTCCAGCGGCGAGCACGGTCAGCAGGTGCAGGAGTTCCGTGCGATGGTGCGGGCGCTGCACGCGGCCGGCATCGAGGTGATCCTCGACGTGGTCTACAACCACACCGCCGAGGGCAACCACATGGGGCCCACCATCTCGATGCGCGGAATCGACAACGAGGCTTACTACCGCCTCGAAGAGGACAAGCGCTACTACACCGACTACACCGGCACCGGGAACAGCCTGAACGCCGGCAGCCCGCACGCACTGCAGCTCATCATGGACTCGCTGCGCTACTGGGTGACCGAGATGCACGTCGACGGATTCCGCTTCGACCTGGCATCGACGCTCGCCCGCGAGTTCTACGACGTCGACCGGCTGTCGACGTTCTTCGAGCTCGTGCAGCAGGACCCGATCGTGTCGCAGGTGAAGTTGATCGCCGAGCCGTGGGATGTCGGCCCCGGCGGCTACCAGGTCGGCAACTTCCCGCCGCAGTGGACCGAGTGGAACGGCAAGTACCGCGACACCGTGCGCGACTTCTGGCGCGGCGAGCCGCAGGCGCTCGGCGAGTTCGCCTCGCGCCTCACCGGCTCCGCCGACCTGTACGAGCACTCCGGCCGCCGCCCCGTCGCCTCGATCAACTTCGTCACCGCGCACGACGGCTTCACGCTGCGCGACCTGGTCTCGTACAACGAGAAGAACAACGAGGCCAACGGCGAGGACAACAACGACGGCGAATCCCACAACCGCTCCGACAACATGGGCGCGGAGGGACCGACCGACGACGAGGCCGTCAACCGGCGTCGGGCCCGTCAGCAGCGCAACTTCCTCGCCACGCTGCTGCTCTCGCAGGGCGTGCCGATGATCTCGCACGGCGATGAGCTCGGACGCACGCAGAGCGGCAACAACAACGGCTACGCGCAGGACAACGAGCTGACCTGGATCGACTGGGATGCCGCCGACCTGCCGCTGATCGAGTTCACCGCCGCCGTGGCGCGGCTCCGCCGCCGGCATCCGACCTTCCGGCGCAGCCGGTTCTTCAACGGCCGCCCGGTCGACCTCGACGACGAGCGCATCGCCGACGTGGTCTGGCTCCGGCCCGACGGCAGTCCGATGGCGCCGCGGGACTGGGACTCCGGATTCGGACGCCTGGTGGGAATGTTCCTCAACGGGCAGGGCATCCGCGAGAAGGACATCCGCGGGCTCGCCGTCACCGATGTGAACTTCATCGTGTACTTCAACAGCGGCGACCAGCCCGTCGACGTGACGCTTCCGGATGACCGGCACGGCGAGCACTGGCATGTGGCCGTCGACACCGCGGGCGAGCTGGCCGACGGATCGGATCACGCCGCCGGCACGCAGCTCACGGTCGAGGCGAAGTCGCTCCTGGTGCTGCAAGAGGTCGACGGACCGGAGCCGTCGACTGACGACTCGGTGGATGCTTCCCTCCGGATGCAGAACGATCAGGCAGACGGCGTGTCCCCCGCGCCGAGAGCGGAG